The following are encoded in a window of Rosa chinensis cultivar Old Blush chromosome 4, RchiOBHm-V2, whole genome shotgun sequence genomic DNA:
- the LOC112199317 gene encoding uncharacterized protein LOC112199317, whose product MHIRNNPKGELVPLNTELEKLVRENRRLKREEQAAQEEAKPIIPCFVFQMSDDEDNRQPLPPPPPRRTIRELSTSLIAGGIPSCIRYPQPAEGKTGNFELRTSFLHKLPTFHGLPNEDPNLHLQEFQFICSSMTPENADENIMKMKAFPFSLADKAKTWLYRLPNGYITSRDIMHKTFLEKYFPTSKIIALRKQITGIQQGMDESYSEYFERFQTLLTQCPQHGLSEDSLLTAFYDGLIPIERDILDAAAGGSFMDKYNEDGMKLIADRALNAQQFNNTSRRVQTFSSKGGNDSEIKAQLSNLTSMLSQVLGNKKQGAAACGVCSMEGHHTNRCPQLYEEEEVQVVGNFQQGGQHVKNDPYAYYPGSRNHPNFRWSNNDNVLGPFQASQSNNRPPPGFTQSPQGGFTQNSAPHQASSSSLTPILDKYDKMFEGLTSSTQQLIQSQQNQGKEISDLKKQVGECVNKLNQLHDQGKLPSNTIPNPRGGFESAKAVTTRSGRVLNDVPKAQKKEKNVSNPSRIETELAIPDPATTRIEDSLQSPTKPETKGKIPNSSIPVPTNPLSSCLPFPSRFAHSKEEEDKGDVLDILWKVQVNIPLLDIIKQVPKYAKFLKDLCTKKRKFKGNEVVDLSEEVSSILQRKLPPKLKDPGQFTIPCTIGVKRFDKALLD is encoded by the coding sequence ATGCATATAAGGAACAACCCAAAAGGGGAGTTAGTGCCTTTGAATACTGAGTTAGAGAAGCTAGTACGAGAAAACAGAAGGTTGAAAAGAGAAGAACAAGCTGCTCAAGAAGAGGCCAAACCCATCATCCCCTGTTTCGTTTTTCAAATGTCGGACGACGAAGACAATCGGCAGCCgctgccaccaccaccaccaagaagGACCATTAGGGAGCTCTCAACGTCCCTCATAGCTGGAGGTATTCCATCATGCATTCGTTACCCTCAACCGGCTGAAGGAAAGACAGGGAATTTCGAGCTTAGGACTAGTTTTCTCCACAAGCTGCCCACTTTTCACGGGTTACCTAATGAAGATCCTAATTTGCATCTCCAAGAATTCCAATTTATTTGCTCAAGCATGACACCGGAAAATGCAGATGAGAATATCATGAAGATGAAGgctttcccattttctctcgCAGACAAGGCCAAGACATGGTTGTATAGGCTTCCAAATGGCTATATAACCTCGAGGGATATCATGCACAAGACATTCTTGGAGAAGTATTTCCCCACTTCAAAAATTATTGCATTGAGGAAGCAAATTACCGGAATTCAGCAAGGAATGGATGAGTCTTATTCTGAATACTTTGAGAGGTTTCAAACCTTGCTTACTCAATGTCCTCAGCATGGTTTGAGTGAGGATAGTTTGTTGACAGCGTTCTATGATGGCCTCATACCTATAGAGCGAGATATCTTGGATGCAGCAGCTGGAGGATCATTTATGGACAAGTACAATGAGGATGGAATGAAGCTTATAGCAGATCGTGCATTGAATGCACAACAATTCAATAATACCTCAAGACGTGTTCAAACTTTCTCTTCAAAAGGAGGTAACGATTCTGAAATTAAAGCTCAATTATCAAATCTAACGTCTATGTTATCTCAGGTTTTGGGTAACAAGAAGCAAGGAGCTGCAGCTTGTGGTGTGTGCTCAATGGAAGGCCACCATACTAATCGTTGCCCTCAATTAtatgaggaagaagaggtacaAGTTGTGGGAAATTTTCAGCAAGGAGGACAACATGTAAAGAATGATCCATATGCATATTATCCTGGCTCAAGAAATCACCCAAATTTTCGGTGGAGTAACAATGATAATGTCTTGGGCCCTTTTCAAGCATCTCAAAGCAACAACCGTCCACCTCCAGGGTTCACTCAAAGTCCTCAAGGGGGATTTACACAGAACTCTGCACCACATCAAGCTTCTAGTTCTTCATTGACTCCAATCTTAGATAAGTATGACAAGATGTTCGAAGGTTTGACATCCTCTACTCAACAGCTCATTCAATCGCAGCAAAATCAGGGGAAGGAAATTTCAGACCTCAAGAAACAAGTGGGAGAATGTGTCAACAAGTTGAATCAATTGCATGATCAAGGgaaacttccaagcaacacGATACCAAATCCAAGAGGAGGGTTTGAGTCAGCCAAAGCAGTAACAACACGAAGTGGAAGAGTACTCAATGACGTCCCTAAGGcacagaagaaggaaaaaaatgttTCTAACCCGTCCAGGATTGAAACTGAACTTGCAATCCCAGACCCAGCGACTACGAGGATTGAAGACTCATTGCAATCCCCAACGAAACCAGAAACCAAAGGTAAAATTCCTAACTCTTCAATTCCGGTTCCTACTAATCCTCTTTCTTCTTGTCTACCTTTTCCAAGTAGATTTGCTCactcaaaggaagaagaagacaaggggGATGTTTTGGATATTCTCTGGAAAGTTCAAGTCAACATTCCTCTCTTGGATATCATAAAACAAGTGCCAAAGTACGCCAAATTCTTGAAGGACTTATGCACCAAGAAGAGGAAGTTCAAGGGGAATGAAGTAGTAGATCTTAGTGAGGAGGTGTCAAGTATTCTTCAACGAAAGCTTCCACCTAAGCTCAAGGACCCCGGACAATTCACCATTCCATGCACAATTGGTGTAAAGAGGTTTGATAAGGCTTTACTAGATTGA
- the LOC112197779 gene encoding probable serine/threonine-protein kinase WNK9, producing MNGVNASDEDYPEFVEVDPTGRYGRYNEILGRGASKTVYRAFDEYEGIEVAWNQVKLYEFLRNPEDLERLYREIHLLKTLNHNHIMKFCTSWVDTANRNINFVTEMFTSGTLRQYRLKHKRVNIRAVKHWCRQILKGLNYLHSHEPPVIHRDLKCDNIFINGNQGEVKIGDLGLAAVLRKSHADRCVGTPEFMAPEVYEEEYNELVDIYSFGMCILEMVTFEYPYSECSHPAEIYKKVINRKKPEALYKVKDPELRRFVDKCLASASHRLSAKELLKDPFLQIDDYGYDLRPIDYHRDLYEVGPLIGQPYSGVNHSNSSVSNGYANYLGYEPENDLDYHPDDYRMSEIDLFTQEDEHSGDIDLTIKGRRKEDDGIFLRLRIADKEGRIRNIYFPFDIENDTALSVATEMVAELDITDQDVIKIAEMIDGEIAALVPEWKMGPGIEESPHCTNASICQNCASYGSILDYASPNSPGVKQLQVLQCSKHGSAAVHGRFEEITYQVEGSEQCPSEGPPRTSSHSDGLQYADIWAQRDGPESSSQGSREIPCAENHETMDVTNFGREEKIITMDNESNSKVRNSPLSEQRSSTSDALDDYENELRQELRWLKATYQMQLRGIRDQQLGVASSLSPVSDHSEHREPNGSLISFLSPKRVKEKKRPYLISSSPGKPFNSYFPVDAEKKHLENSSVRNCEAIDGAYSPEQIMTAKSFYTGALLPQSLHRATSLPVDAIDV from the exons ATGAATGGTGTTAatgcttctgatgaggattacCCAGAGTTTGTTGAGGTTGATCCTACTGGAAGATATGGAAGA TATAATGAAATTCTGGGCAGAGGAGCTTCAAAGACAGT ATATAGAGCCTTTGATGAGTATGAAGGGATTGAAGTGGCATGGAACCAAGTGAAGCTTTATGAGTTTTTGAGGAACCCTGAAGACCTTGAGAGGCTCTACCGCGAAATTCATCTCCTCAAGACCTTAAACCATAATCACATCATGAAGTTCTGCACTTCTTGGGTTGATACTGCAAACAGAAACATTAATTTTGTCACCGAGATGTTTACTTCTGGTACTCTAAGACA GTATAGGCTAAAACACAAGAGGGTTAACATCAGAGCAGTGAAGCATTGGTGTAGGCAAATTTTGAAAGGGCTTAATTATCTTCACAGCCATGAACCCCCTGTGATTCACAGGGATCTCAAGTGTGACAACATTTTCATCAATGGGAACCAAGGTGAAGTCAAGATTGGTGATCTTGGCCTTGCTGCCGTTCTCCGAAAATCCCATGCTGATCGCTGTGTTG GAACACCAGAATTCATGGCTCCTGAGGTTTATGAAGAGGAATACAATGAGTTAGTTGACATTTATTCTTTTGGGATGTGCATCTTAGAGATGGTTACCTTTGAATATCCATATAGTGAATGCAGTCATCCTGCTGAAATCTACAAGAAAGTTATCAAT AGGAAAAAACCAGAAGCCCTATACAAAGTAAAAGATCCTGAGCTGCGAAGATTTGTAGATAAATGCTTAGCATCTGCATCTCATAGGCTCTCAGCTAAGGAGCTTTTGAAAGACCCTTTTCTTCAGATTGATGATTATGGTTATGATTTGAGGCCAATAGATTATCACAGGGATCTGTATGAAGTAGGGCCATTGATAGGACAACCTTACTCTGGAGTAAATCACAGTAATAGCTCTGTGAGCAATGGCTATGCCAATTATCTTGGTTATGAACCTGAAAATGATTTGGATTACCATCCAGATGATTACAGAATGAGTGAAATTGATCTCTTCACTCAAGAAGATGAGCATTCGGGAGATATTGACCTCACAATCAAAGGGCGACGGAAAGAAGACGATGGCATCTTTTTAAGGCTCAGAATTGCAGATAAAGAAG GCCGCATCCGAAACATCTACTTCCCATTTGATATTGAGAATGACACGGCATTGAGTGTTGCTACAGAAATGGTTGCTGAGCTTGATATCACAGACCAAGATGTGATAAAAATAGCAGAGATGATTGATGGTGAAATTGCTGCTTTAGTACCAGAGTGGAAGATGGGACCTGGTATAGAAGAAAGCCCTCATTGTACAAATGCAAGTATCTGTCAAAATTGTGCTTCATATGGTTCCATTTTGGATTATGCATCACCAAATAGTCCAGGTGTTAAGCAACTTCAAGTTCTTCAGTGTTCTAAACATGGATCTGCTGCTGTCCATGGCCGGTTTGAAGAGATTACGTATCAAGTTGAAGGATCAGAACAATGTCCTTCAGAAGGTCCACCGAGAACATCGAGCCATTCTGATGGTTTGCAGTACGCCGATATCTGGGCTCAACGAGATGGACCCGAATCAAGCTCACAAGGTTCAAGAGAGATTCCTTGTGCTGAAAACCATGAGACGATGGATGTAACGAACTTTGGAAGGGAAGAGAAAATTATAACTATGGACAATGAGAGCAACTCCAAGGTAAGAAATTCTCCTCTTTCAGAACAACGTTCATCCACCTCTGATGCACTAGATGATTATGAGAATGAGCTTCGTCAAGAACTAAGATGGCTCAAAGCTACATATCAAATGCAGTTGAGGGGGATTAGGGATCAACAGCTAGGAGTAGCTTCAAGCCTAAGTCCGGTTTCTGATCACTCGGAGCATAGGGAACCTAATGGGTCTTTAATATCTTTCCTTTCACCCAAGCGggtgaaagaaaagaaaagacctTACCTAATATCCTCATCTCCTGGGAAGCCTTTCAATTCATATTTTCCAGTAGATGCTGAAAAGAAACATTTGGAAAATTCAAGTGTCCGGAATTGTGAGGCAATCGACGGGGCTTACAGTCCAGAACAAATCATGACTGCTAAGAGTTTCTACACTGGAGCATTGCTTCCTCAGTCTCTTCATAGAGCAACTTCTCTACCAGTGGATGCTATAGATGTTTAA